In the Emys orbicularis isolate rEmyOrb1 chromosome 3, rEmyOrb1.hap1, whole genome shotgun sequence genome, one interval contains:
- the MAD2L1BP gene encoding MAD2L1-binding protein, which produces MAGQGRQERAADLLQTEPAEAPTVTPELAAGRGGSSAAAAFHCPQGPAGRAPGCRSVSVVFPGPVTQQGCCHFACELLKHVLYQRHQLPLPYEQLAYFCRRALPRQPQDGDAIKKPHPPDLGSSRKCQQLLMELEGVFRHLEAMFNLTLVPRVLILVGGNAMSPKELYEINLEGISVGNAEESLQTPSCVRKLFHSLFLADVFSELQAVPVMGTIVMVQGHRDCGIDWFRPKLNYKVPARGRKLTVNLSCGGNSSTNSSSQQGATSVWDNYIWFQAPVTVKGFHE; this is translated from the exons ATGGCGGGGCAGGGCCGCCAGGAGCGGGCAG ctGACCTGCTCCAGACCGAGCCCGCGGAGGCCCCGACCGTGACCCCGGAGCTCGCCGCGGGACGGGGCGGCAGCAGCGCGGCGGCGGCGTTTCACTGCCCGCAGGGCCCGGCCGGCCGCGCCCCGGGCTGCCGCTCGGTCTCGGTGGTGTTCCCCGGCCCCGTGACCCAGCAGGGCTGCTGCCACTTCGCCTGCGAGCTCCTCAAACACGTGCTGTACCAGCGGCACCAGCTGCCCCTGCCCTACGAGCAGCTCGCCTACTTCTGCAGGAGGGCGCTGCCCCGCCAGCCGCAG GATGGAGATGCAATTAAGAAGCCACATCCCCCAGACCTAGGGAGCAgcaggaagtgccagcagttgCTAATGGAGCTGGAGGGAGTGTTCCGGCACTTGGAAGCCATGTTCAACCTGACATTGGTCCCTCGGGTCCTTATTCTAGTTGGAGGAAATGCCATGAGCCCCAAGGAGCTCTATGAGATCAACTTGGAGGGCATCTCAGTGGGCAATGCTGAGGAGAGCCTGCAAACACCATCCTGTGTTCGTAAGCTTTTCCACTCACTCTTCCTTGCAGACGTCTTCAGTGAGCTACAGGCTGTCCCTGTCATGGGAACCATTGTCATGGTCCAAGGCCACCGTGACTGTGGCATTGACTGGTTCCGACCCAAGCTCAACTACAAAGTGCCAGCACGCGGGAGGAAGCTGACTGTCAACTTGTCCTGTGGTGGAAACAGCAGTACAAATTCATCTTCTCAGCAGGGAGCGACCTCTGTCTGGGACAACTACATATGGTTCCAAGCACCAGTGACAGTTAAGGGCTTCCATGAATGA